In Hyphomicrobium denitrificans ATCC 51888, the DNA window ATCGGAAACAGATTCAAAGCGCATATAGGCGTCCGGGGAAAGGTGAAGAACCTCGGGACCTATGGCACGTTCAATGAGGCAGCTGATGCCTATAAAACGGCGGCCGCGCAATATTTCGGCGAATTCGCCCGCCCGGAAGTTGGCGAATACAAGCCGCCTTCGATTAAGAGGAAAGTGATATCGGCTGAGCTACCAAAGCGAACTGTGGATGCCATGTCACGCATGTGCGGCGTGCGCCGCGGTCCTCTGGGATAGGCCTTGACGCACAAGGCAAATCACTCCACCGCTCTTGCTAGATTCTAGCGTGGCGTATCGGCTTTTTCTGTTTCTTGTCGGCCGACCGCGAGCTTAACAAAGCCCAGTATC includes these proteins:
- a CDS encoding HNH endonuclease signature motif containing protein, with product MYGKRYPAHRLAWLYIYGEWPPDQIDHIDGEPSNNRLDNLRLATNSENQQNRKIASNNTSGAKGVCKIGNRFKAHIGVRGKVKNLGTYGTFNEAADAYKTAAAQYFGEFARPEVGEYKPPSIKRKVISAELPKRTVDAMSRMCGVRRGPLG